Within Candidatus Poribacteria bacterium, the genomic segment GGTATTTCTGCTTATGTTCCTTTGGATGATAATGCAGCAGATAGACTCAAGATCAAAGGGATACCGTTTTTTCGACTCTCCGGCTTTGCAATCAATGAGGACATGAAAATCATGATGCCGATGGCGCAAGCCATCCGTTTGCGGATCTTAGATACAAGTACTGTGGAACGTATTCAGGAATTCCCTACAGCCTGTCCGGATCCAAACTGGACGTATTGGCATCAACTCAAGCGTTTCTTTGCGCATTACTCGCGGGATGCCGACGCACCAATACGATGGGGCACGGACGTGCTACGGTTCTGGCTGCCCCCTTTGCTCCATCCGAGCATCAAACGTCTTCTACTAATGTCGGTAAACTTCTCCGAGCGGCACATCCGTAGGGCGTTTCCACATGAGAACATTAAAGCGTGTCGCGCTGAACCGACATCTTGGATCCCGGGAAATCGAGTCTTTCAGATTCGTACAGGTGTTTATCCGAAGCAAACAATTTTGGGGTACAATAACAACGCTGATGTTATTGGCATCTCTAAAACTGGACAACGCTTTTTTGCGGGTATCCGCTCAGAAATTGAGAGGGATCCAAGCGTTAAACATGCAATTATCACCTATAAGTCGGTGGTTCCGCTGTTGGGCGATATCACAGAAAAAGAGAACGTCTCTTTCGTCACCAATTTCGATAATGTGAGGGGACTCAGTGCTGATTTTAGAAAAACGCAAGTCATTTGGATAATCGGAACGCCACAATGGCTGCCAAGCCTCATTTGGCGGCGCGCGCAGATTTTGTTTGGCGATGACAAGGAACCGCTCTCTTATGCGGAAGAAATAGAAACCGGCCGCTATAAAGACGAGCGAATCCAAGATGTTTATGAACAGGGCATTGTTCGCGTACTCACACGAACTATTCATCGCACAGGATTGGAGCACTGGGCAGACAAGACCGTTGTACTCATCTCAAGCTTGGCAATACCTGACATTACCGACAGACCCGAAACGCTCCTTTTCGACTGGGAAGATTTTGAAATTGCTGGTGGACTTCATGAACTCCCTGAGATGATTGCCACGCGCGAGCGTTTTGAAGCAGCGCGTGGGAAGTTAACTGCCGAATCCAGCAGAGAAGAAGTAGAACGGGTCTTGGGATGCTCCTCAAGGCAGGCGAACCGAGTCTTGAGAGAATTTAGAGGTGGGGCACCATTACGGGTGCCTTTCCGTAAGCAGATCCTCGTGCTACTTGCTGATGGTGAGAAGAGGACAGCGGAACTCGTTGCAGCTATTGAAGGGCATCCAAAAGCAGTAAAAAATGAACTCAAGCGTCTTGTAGATACAGGTGAAATTGTCCGGGTACGGTGGGGGATATACGCACTGCCGAAGCGGGAGACATAGCCTATACGCCGGTAATACGGACAGTTTGCCTAATTTGAACTGATTTGCTTGTAACCTTTTGGTAACGGTTTTCCAGCGACGAGCGCAGATTTCAGCGGGCGGACATGTCGGCAACTGCCGCGATGTGTGAAACCGGGGCAGTCGCATGTTACATCTACACCGACAACCTCCAGCGTGTAGAATTTGCCTGCCTGCGACGAACTCTCAGCGTGATAGACGCTCCGCTCAGGACCAGCAAGGACTTGTGCTAAGGTACGGATGGCTTCTTCGGAATACGGACGTAGCTGCGCACGCGTTGCTTTACGGAGATGTGAGGCATTTTCTTCAAGGTATGTCTCCCCCGCTTTCTGAAGCACATCATGCAGTTCAGATGCTTTAAGTTCACTGGTTTGAACAGACAACGCATTCATCATTCGCTTGAGTTCGCTAAGGACATCTAACTGGAGGGCAGCCGCTCCATCTGGTATCAAAATGGATCCCTCAACAATGGAATCCATCAATGCTGCTTTTGTTTCTAATACCGTCTTGACGAATGAATCAACAGTACCAGTCGCAATCATATAGGTGACATTGACGGTACCTGTCTGACCGATGCGATAAGCGCGATCTTCTGCCTGCCAGTGGTTAGCAGGCACCCAATCTAAGTCATTAAAAACGATCTGGCGCGCCGCTGTGAGATTTATACCAACGCCTGCTATGTGCATGTTGGCTATGAAAAGTTTGGTATCGTCGTCGTTTTGAAAGCGGTCAACCCTGTTTTGTCTCTCATGGACAGGCACTTCACCGGAAACATAAACCGCTCGGTCCTTGAAGTGCCTTTGGAAACGCTGCATCGTATTGAGGAAGGATGTAAAAATAATGACCTTTTCACCCTGTTCCAGCGCATTTTCCACGAATTTAATGGTGTGACGGCATTTGACAAAGGCAATTGCGCGGCGCACTTGGGTTAGCCTACCTATGCCAGTTCCTAAATCCGTAGTATCTATTGAATCATCTAATTCATTGTGATGTTCTGATGATAAGCCAACGGATTCTGGTATGCCATCAATGGCTTCAGGTGTGTCAAATTTTGATATGAATTCTTGTGCCAGTCGATTAAAGTGCTGGATGGCGTAAGGATGCAGCTCAATATCCATCCATGTTCGCATTTTAGGTGGTAGGTCTAACACCTCATCTTTTGTGCGGCGCAGCATGACACCGTGTAGTTGCACAGTCAATTCCTCGATGTTGCTTGCACCATCTGCCACCAACCCGAAATCACCTTGATACGCATCGCAATAACGTTTCGCAAAACTCAGGAAACTCTTGCCAAGAGAATGACCCAGAATCTGCAACAGCGGAAAAAGGTCGCGCGGACGGCTTGTCATTGGCGTACCGGTTAATGCATGGACGACAAGGTCACGTTTGATCTCCTTAACCAGTTTCGATGCGTTTTGACTCCGCTGACTCTGATAATTTTTTAGGTAATGTGCTTCGTCAAAAACAACGCCTTTCCAGTCAAACTCAAGGAGTTTGTCAAGGTTCTTACCGAGGATTTCATAGTTGACAATAATCCAACCACAATGATCTGGAGGCGGGAGCGGGGCAGGCCCGACGATGGCAGGTTCGGCATCGGGGAAAACGATTTCGATTTCACGGGCCCAGTTGCGTTTGATAGAAGCAGGACAAATCACAAGGTAAGGACCGGCTCCTTCTGCTTCAACCATCGCTATGATCGACTGGCGCGTTTTACCTAATCCCATGTCATCGGCAAGGAGCGCACGACGGCGACCGAGCAGAAAAGCGATCCCTTCTATTTGATGTGGGTACAACCCTTTAGCAATTTCTTCAGCATGCGTGAGGCTGGCTTGCTGCATGCATTTCCCCTTATCTGCCCTGCCTGTCAACGAGCCAGAGATCCCCTTCACTGACGGTCGCAAGCCGTTTCAACATGACTGCCCCAGGAAAATTGGGTGCCATCCCGATACCCATCGCAAAAATGCGTCCATTGCCTGTAGCGTATTGACCTACAAGCGTCAGATCCGGTCCCTCAATTGTCGTAGGAATGCCGTCGCTGAAGAGAACAACAAGCGTGGGACCCGTCTTAGCGATTTCTGTCAATGCCGTTAACATATCGTGATCGGTACCTTTGGTATGGGTTTGGGGTTGGATGTTGGCGAGATAGTTTGACGACGCGGCAACTATTTCGTCGGTTACTGCGACAAAGTTTTCGCGGTAAACCACTAATTCCGTGCTAAACGCAACAATATTGAAACTATCATGTGGCTCAAGGAAAGTCAGCGAATCCCGCATGAGGTCTATAATCTTCTTGAGTTTGTGCGGCGGAAGGTTTTGCATACTGGTCGACAAATCTACGCAGTAGACAATCCGCTGGGGGCCCTCTTGCGCTTCAATGAACTTCACTAATCTGCTTTTATATCGAGTTTCGACTTTTTTTTCTTTTACAAACGGACGTTCGATGACCTTTTGCACACGAGGCACATTGTCAAATTCAACAGATGTTGCAGTGGGTCCAATGGGTTCACTCAGGTCGTTACTATCGAACTGCTGGAAGGGCGCGGGGTCCGCTGCGGAAACCACCCCACGACTACTAACAGGCGCATTGCTCGTGAGGATTTTCAGACGCTGCTGGCTAACATCGCGTGTCTTGTTTTGCACAATTTGCGCACGTTTCGGCGGTGTTACACGTCTGACTTTCGGTTTCTCTTCCCGAACAAACAAGGCATTAATACTCGACGTTTCTCGCATCGGAGCCGTACTAAACCAATAGAAGAGTCCAAGCACGCCAGCACCGAGATGCAATAGAACTGAAACAAGAAACGCTTTACTGGATTTCGATTTCATTATATTAAAATTTCCTAATTACCAAATCTGAGGTTATCAAAAATCAACAGACGATAAATGATTGTAGCCACGTTCTAACTTTTCAAATGGAATACGAATTCCACCAATGCCAGCGAAAAGATCAACAAAGTTAAAATTGCCCATTACGCATAAA encodes:
- a CDS encoding DEAD/DEAH box helicase translates to MQQASLTHAEEIAKGLYPHQIEGIAFLLGRRRALLADDMGLGKTRQSIIAMVEAEGAGPYLVICPASIKRNWAREIEIVFPDAEPAIVGPAPLPPPDHCGWIIVNYEILGKNLDKLLEFDWKGVVFDEAHYLKNYQSQRSQNASKLVKEIKRDLVVHALTGTPMTSRPRDLFPLLQILGHSLGKSFLSFAKRYCDAYQGDFGLVADGASNIEELTVQLHGVMLRRTKDEVLDLPPKMRTWMDIELHPYAIQHFNRLAQEFISKFDTPEAIDGIPESVGLSSEHHNELDDSIDTTDLGTGIGRLTQVRRAIAFVKCRHTIKFVENALEQGEKVIIFTSFLNTMQRFQRHFKDRAVYVSGEVPVHERQNRVDRFQNDDDTKLFIANMHIAGVGINLTAARQIVFNDLDWVPANHWQAEDRAYRIGQTGTVNVTYMIATGTVDSFVKTVLETKAALMDSIVEGSILIPDGAAALQLDVLSELKRMMNALSVQTSELKASELHDVLQKAGETYLEENASHLRKATRAQLRPYSEEAIRTLAQVLAGPERSVYHAESSSQAGKFYTLEVVGVDVTCDCPGFTHRGSCRHVRPLKSALVAGKPLPKGYKQISSN
- a CDS encoding VWA domain-containing protein → MKSKSSKAFLVSVLLHLGAGVLGLFYWFSTAPMRETSSINALFVREEKPKVRRVTPPKRAQIVQNKTRDVSQQRLKILTSNAPVSSRGVVSAADPAPFQQFDSNDLSEPIGPTATSVEFDNVPRVQKVIERPFVKEKKVETRYKSRLVKFIEAQEGPQRIVYCVDLSTSMQNLPPHKLKKIIDLMRDSLTFLEPHDSFNIVAFSTELVVYRENFVAVTDEIVAASSNYLANIQPQTHTKGTDHDMLTALTEIAKTGPTLVVLFSDGIPTTIEGPDLTLVGQYATGNGRIFAMGIGMAPNFPGAVMLKRLATVSEGDLWLVDRQGR